A DNA window from Theobroma cacao cultivar B97-61/B2 chromosome 5, Criollo_cocoa_genome_V2, whole genome shotgun sequence contains the following coding sequences:
- the LOC18599691 gene encoding disease resistance protein RPM1, which produces MALSATDLLLGRILSIMENEASLLSGVHDEINELKLELTSMRSFLEDADRTRVVQSKAENDWVVGVREIAHQVEDIIDKYMYDMNRQQQWRWGYTFTSFFLKGIQVPQNLWMKDRFAKKLQDINKEIKSIPERSQRYGVYQLEVKDKNLQGMLGNCDLNWLKNESESSLFLKDDDLVGIKKTQRELLGWLTNGDLERTVISVTGMGGLGKTTLVANTFNKQVVNQHFDFCAWITVSQQYAIEELLRSMIKEIYMKANEQTPVNLNALSYRDLGEKLEKYLQAKRYLIVLDDVWSLNLWQQISRVLPNGRNGSRIMLTTRMKEVAFFQFGIVNHVLELKPLRDKEAWTLFCMKAFPSNLGQCPPYLDSLARNLAEKCKGLPLAIVALGGLLSSKKFLAEWRNVHDNLNWELSNNPELEAVKCILLLSYYHLPYRLKHCFLYCCIFPEDYLIRRNRLIRLWMAEGFVEPVTGATPEVVAERYLTELISRGLLQVTKRNESGRPQTCKMHDILRELAVSISETEKFVAISDRKEAVVVGDNGIHRLSIEVRDKEMKAGKGISKLRSLFVFAVDEISKSSCNSLPSGFKLLRVLDLQDAPINQLPGEVVNLFNLRYLNLTGTQVKELPKSIGKLCNLQSLFLKETQIEELPPGIVKLKNLRHLIVYRFNIRGTDYDRWVGMRLPSNIFLVKSLQVLTFAEAGDTFIKNLSKMTQLKRLCFANVKEANEKDLCFSIGKISLLRYLMVMSCNKEERLKMDQLVEAPPCLEKLVLAGKLEKLPHWFKSLQNLTCLRLHWSRLREEGFLTHIQALPNLGRITLVNAFEGERLCFLQGFQKLKVLRIQKFPGLKDIVINKGVMPGLQELNIRECPKFVKLPHAWGSDLPDLRKVCLRDVSSEIIEQICGAQSMAQPAIRVILLSRVEDNDDESNFKWVYRTYD; this is translated from the coding sequence ATGGCTTTAAGCGCAACAGATCTCTTATTGGGTAGGATACTTTCCATCATGGAAAACGAAGCATCATTGCTGAGTGGGGTTCATGATGAAATCAATGAACTCAAGCTTGAGCTGACTAGCATGAGATCCTTTCTTGAGGATGCTGATAGAACTAGAGTAGTGCAGAGCAAGGCAGAGAATGATTGGGTGGTAGGTGTGCGAGAAATTGCTCATCAAGTAGAAGATATCATTGACAAGTACATGTATGACATGAACAGGCAACAACAATGGAGGTGGGGGTATACATTCACAAGTTTTTTCCTAAAGGGTATTCAGGTTCCGCAGAATCTATGGATGAAGGATAGATTTGCTAAAAAGTTACAAGATATCAATAAGGAGATTAAAAGCATTCCAGAGAGAAGCCAGCGATACGGGGTTTATCAATTAGAAGTGAAGGATAAAAATTTACAAGGAATGCTTGGCAATTGTGATCTTAATTGGCTGAAAAATGAGAGTgaatcttctctttttcttaaagATGATGATCTTGTGGGCATCAAAAAGACTCAACGCGAGTTATTGGGTTGGTTGACGAATGGAGACCTTGAAAGAACTGTGATTTCTGTGACAGGGATGGGTGGTTTAGGCAAAACTACTCTTGTTGCTAACACCTTCAATAAACAAGTTGTCAATCAGCATTTTGACTTTTGTGCCTGGATCACTGTCTCACAACAATATGCAATTGAAGAATTGCTTAGATCCATGATCAAAGAAATTTACATGAAGGCAAATGAACAAACTCCTGTGAACCTGAACGCCCTGAGTTACAGGGATTTGGGGGAGAAACTTGAGAAGTACTTGCAGGCAAAGAGGTATCTTATTGTGTTAGATGATGTTTGGAGCCTCAACCTCTGGCAACAGATAAGCAGAGTCCTTCCTAATGGAAGGAATGGAAGTCGGATCATGCTTACTACACGAATGAAAGAGGTTGCTTTTTTCCAATTTGGGATTGTAAACCACGTCCTTGAACTTAAGCCCTTAAGAGACAAGGAGGCTTGGACGCTTTTCTGCATGAAAGCTTTCCCAAGCAATCTTGGTCAATGTCCACCATATCTTGATTCTTTAGCGAGGAACCTAGCTGAAAAATGTAAAGGCTTGCCGTTAGCTATTGTGGCTTTGGGAGGTTTGTTGTCTTCCAAGAAGTTCCTAGCAGAATGGAGAAATGTCCATGACAACTTAAATTGGGAGCTAAGCAACAACCCTGAGCTGGAAGCAGTGAAGTGTATCTTACTGCTTAGTTACTATCATCTGCCTTACCGACTTAAGCATTGTTTTTTATACTGTTGCATATTCCCAGAAGATTATCTGATTAGGCGAAACAGGCTCATTAGACTCTGGATGGCAGAAGGCTTTGTGGAGCCAGTTACAGGAGCAACACCAGAAGTAGTAGCTGAGAGATACCTGACGGAATTGATTTCTCGAGGCTTGCTTCAAGTTACAAAGAGGAATGAATCTGGAAGGCCGCAAACATGTAAGATGCACGACATTCTGCGAGAGCTTGCGGTTTCCATATCAGAAACAGAAAAGTTTGTCGCCATATCTGATAGGAAAGAAGCAGTTGTAGTAGGAGACAATGGAATTCACCGTTTGTCAATTGAGGTAAGGGATAAAGAGATGAAAGCAGGAAAGGGTATATCAAAACTTCGTTCATTGTTTGTTTTTGCTGTTGATGAAATCTCTAAGTCTTCCTGTAATAGCTTGCCATCTGGTTTTAAATTGTTGAGAGTGTTGGATTTACAAGATGCCCCAATCAACCAACTCCCAGGTGAAGTGgtaaatttattcaatttgagatatctGAACTTAACAGGGACTCAAGTGAAGGAGCTTCCAAAATCGATCGGAAAGCTTTGTAACTTACAGTCCTTGTTCCTCAAGGAAACCCAAATTGAAGAGCTTCCGCCAGGAATCGTGAAGTTGAAAAACCTGCGGCATCTAATTGTTTACCGTTTCAATATTAGAGGGACGGACTATGACCGTTGGGTCGGCATGCGTTTACCATCCAACATCTTCTTGGTAAAGAGCTTACAAGTGTTGACTTTTGCGGAAGCAGGGGACACCTTCATAAAAAATCTCAGCAAAATGACGCAGCTAAAAAGGCTTTGCTTTGCGAATGTCAAGGAAGCTAATGAAAAAGACCTGTGCTTCTCCATTGGAAAAATAAGCCTCCTTCGCTACTTAATGGTGATGTCGTGTAATAAGGAGGAGCGATTGAAGATGGATCAACTTGTCGAAGCTCCTCCTTGCCTTGAGAAACTTGTTCTGGCTGGGAAATTGGAGAAGCTGCCGCACTGGTTTAAGTCCCTCCAAAACCTCACATGTCTGAGACTACATTGGTCTAGATTGAGGGAAGAAGGTTTTCTCACTCACATCCAAGCATTGCCTAACCTGGGACGAATTACACTCGTGAATGCGTTCGAGGGAGAGCGGTTATGCTTTCTTCAAGGGTTCCAAAAGCTTAAGGTTTTAAGAATACAGAAATTCCCTGGGCTGAAAGACATTGTGATAAATAAAGGAGTCATGCCTGGTCTTCAGGAGCTAAACATACGAGAATGCCCAAAGTTTGTGAAATTACCACATGCTTGGGGAAGTGATCTACCTGATCTCAGAAAAGTTTGTTTGAGGGATGTTTCGAGTGAGATTATTGAGCAAATCTGTGGAGCGCAGAGTATGGCTCAGCCAGCAATCAGAGTCATCTTATTAAGCAGAGTGGAAGATAATGATGATGAATCTAATTTCAAGTGGGTGTATAGAACCTATGACTGA
- the LOC108662020 gene encoding uncharacterized protein LOC108662020: MDGLVNLSRKTCSCCEFQTDSLPCNHAISAISKCKHEAIEFCVDYYKTTVLVEDYARSIRPVGHPSEWDIPHHVKQIIVLPLPWRGQVGRSRRRRIPSAGEGSRALRCSQCKRYGHNRQNCTSPFAVPSINPAPSPS; encoded by the exons ATGGATGGACTTGTAAACCTGTCCAGGAAGACgtgttcatgttgtgagttccAAACAGATTCACTACCATGCAACCATGCCATTTCAGCAATAAG TAAATGCAAACAtgaagccattgaattctgcGTTGACTATTACAAGACAACTGTTTTGGTGGAGGATTATGCGAGGTCCATTCGTCCGGTAGGGCATCCTAGTGAATGGGACATCCCCCATCATGTGAAACAAATTATCGTCTTGCCACTACCTTGGCGAGGCCAAGTGGGAAGATCTAGGAGGAGAAGGATTCCATCGGCTGGTGAAGGGAGTCGAGCGCTAAGATGTTCGCAATGCAAGAGGTACGGGCATAACAGACAGAATTGCACATCCCCATTTGCAGTTCCATCCATAAATCCGGCACCATCTCCAAGTTAA